In Roseicyclus marinus, the genomic window CGGCCAGAACCGCCTCGGGCGCGGTGGGCGCATAGATGGCGGCAAGCCGGGTCGCCGCCCCGTCAAGCGTGCCAAGCCGTGCGGCGACGGGCGCGGACAGCCGCGTCTCGCCCCGCCGCAGGTCGAGCGCATTGCCCGAAAAGAGAAAGGCCACGATATCCTGCCCCGATGTCGCGCGGATCGTGGCATAGGTCCTGTAGGGCAGGCCCAGCCGCTCGGCGCGCTTCACGCGGAGCCGCACCACCTCCAAGGGCAGGCTGGGCAGAAGCGCCGCGCGCGCCTTGGTCCAGGCCAGCTTGCGAAAGCCGTAGCCCGCCTCCATCGTCGGTCCGCCGTTATGCCCCAGCCCGCTCATGATGCGCCCTCCGTCCTCGCAGGATGGCATCGGGGCTCAGGGGCGTCCAGCGGGATCGCCATGACGGACCGATGCTTCTCTGTTTCGAAAATATCCCCGCCGGAGGCATCCGCAGCCGCCACGGGCGCGCCGTCCGAAAGCTCAGCGCCAATCCTGCAACCGGGCCACGTAACGGGCCAGCGTGTCGATCTCGAGGTTCACGCGGTCCCCCACCTTCGTCTGACCCCAGGTCGTGACGGTCTTGGTGTGCGGGATCAGGTTCACGCCGAAGGTCACGCCCTCGACCTCGTTCACCGTGAGCGAGGTGCCGTTCAGCGCGACCGACCCCTTGGGCGCGATGTAGCGCGCCAAGGCCTCGGGCGCGCGGAAAGTGATGCGGGTGCTGTCGCCCTCGTCCGACATGGCGATGACCTCGGCCAGACCATCGACATGGCCCGACACGATGTGACCGCCCAATTCGTCGCCCACGCGCAGCGAGCGTTCGAGGTTGATCCGGCGGCCCGGGGCCCAATCGGACAGATTGGTCTTGGATACGGTTTCGGCCGAGATATCGACCTCGAACCAATCCTCGCCCAGCGCGGTGGCGGTCAGGCAGACCCCGTCGCAGGCGATGGAGGCGCCGATGGCGATGCCGCTCGTGTCATAGCCCGTGCCGATGCGCGCTTTCAGATCGCCCGCCTGGTGCAGGGCGCGGATCTCGCCCAGATCGGTCACAATTCCGGTGAACATCGCCCTCGCCCCCTGATGGTCTCGACAGTCAGAAACCACGCGCAGGGCCGGCCTTCAAGGGTGCGATACGTCACCCTTGCGCCATCTTTTGGCCCCGTGGCCGCCGCCTTGGCTTGATTTGATCGAGGCATCCCCGCATTTTTCGCGGGCTTTACGAGTGATCCCGATCATGGCCCCCAGCCACGCGACCCGCGTCTTTTTGTTCCTGCAAGGCCCGCACGGGCCGTTTTTCGACCAATTGGGCCGGATGCTGCGGGCGGCGGGCGCGCGGACCTGGCGGGTGGGGTTCAACCGGGGTGACGAGATCTTCTGGTCCGACCGGGCCGGCTATATCGCCCATGTCGACCCGCCCGAGGATTGGGCCCCGCGCGCCGCCCGTCTGATGGATGAAAAGGGCGTCACCGATCTGGTGCTTTACGGCGACACGCGGCCGATCCATGCCGTGGCCATCGCCGCCGCCCGCGCGCGCGGCATCACCGTGCATGTCTTCGAGGAAGGCTATCTGCGCCCCTACTGGATCACCTATGAACGCGGTGGCGCGAACGGGCATTCGCGGATCATGGAGATGTCGGTCGCCCAGATGCGCCAGGCGCTCGAGGGGCTCGATCTCGACCTGCCCGATGCACCCGCGCGCTGGGGCGACATGCGCCAGCACGTCTTTTACGGCGCGCTCTACCATTTCTTCGTCTTTGTCCTGAACCGCGCCTATGCCGGGTTCCGCACCCATCGGGCGCTGAGCGTCGGGCAGGAATTCCGGCTCTACCTGCGGCGGCTGGCGCTGATGCCCCTCCATTGGCTGGATCGCAGCCTGGCGACATGGCGGGTCAAGACCGGCGGCTTTCCCTATCACCTCGCGCTCTTGCAGCTCGAACATGACGCCAGTTTCCGCGACCACGGGCCCTTTGACCGGATGGAGCAATTCCTGTCCGTGCTGATCGAGGGTTTTGCCCGCGGCGCGCCCGCGCATCATCACCTGGTGTTCAAGGCCCATCCGCTGGAGGATGGGCGCACGCCCCTTCGCGCCGATATCCACCGCATCGCCCGCGCCCATGGCGTGGGCGGGCGGGTGCATTACCTGCGCGGCGGCAAGCTCGCGCGGCTCTTGAACGATGCGCGATCGGCCGTGACGGTCAATTCCACCGCCGCCCAACAGGCGCTTTGGCGGGGTCTGCCGCTCAAAGCCTTCGGGCAGGCGGTCTACCTGAAACCCGAATTCGTATCCGACCAGCCGCTGGAGGCGTTTTTCCAGAACCCGACCCGCCCCGACAGCCGCGCCTACCGCGATTACCGGCATTTCCTGCTCGAAACCTCGCAGATCACCGGCAGCTTCTATTCGGCGCGCGGACGGCGGCAATTGCTGCGGCAGGTGGTGGACATGATGCTGTCGCCCGAGGACCCCTACGAGGCGCTTCAGGCGGGCAGACCGGCACCACGGCAACACCTGCGGCTCGTCACCTGAACAAATGCTGGCATCGAAAGTGGAAAATCGATAGATTGACGAAAAAAGAGTACCGAGGCAGTTCAAGGCAACAAGGAGCCACCCCGTGACATCGATGGCTTTTCGCAGCGCGCGCATCGGCGTGCTGTGCGTGCTCGTGACCGCTGTCGGCGCCTGTGGCCTGCTGCCGCGGTCTGGCCCGACGCGCAACGAGATCTTCGCGGGTTCCGTTCAGCGCGAGGGCGATGCATTCGTGGTCGAGGTGAACCAGCGCGTGACGGCGGCAACGGCGGTCGTGCCCGCGCTCGGCTTTCCGCCGGAACTGGTGAATGCGGGCCTGTCGGACAGCGACATCATCCGGCCCGGCGACCGCATTTCCTTTACCATCTATGAAAACGTGACCGACGGGCTTCTGGCCGGTCAGGGCGCATCGGCCGCCCAGATCGAGGAAGTGCAGGTCGACAGCGCGGGCTTCATCTTCATCCCTTATGCGGGGCGCATCCGGGCGGCGGGCAACACGCCCGAGGCGCTGAGGGGCGTCATCACCCGCAACCTCGACGAACAGACGCCCGATCCGCAGATCATCGTGCGCCGCGTGGCGGGCGACGGATCGACCGTGACGGTGACGGGTGTCGTCGGCGGGCAGGGTGTCTATCCGATCGAGCGGCCCACAAGGACGCTGTCGTCGATGCTGGCGGCGGCAGGTGGCGTCACCGTCCCGCCCGAGATCGCACAGGTCACCGTGGTGCGCGGCCATCATCGCGGCACGATCTGGTTCCAGGACCTGTTCCGTGACCCGTCGGTCGATATCGCGCTGCGCGGCGGCGACCGCATCCTTGTCGAAGAGGACGGGCGGTCCTTTACCGCGCTGGGGGCCACGGGGGCGCAGACCATCGTGCCTTTCGAAAGCCAGGTGATCTCGGCGATCGAGGCCATCGCCTCGGTCGGGGGTCTGAACCCGCTTCTGGCCGACCCCACGGGCGTTTTCGTGCTGCGCAACGAACCGCAGGAAATCGCGCGCGCCGTCCTGGGGCGCGACGATCTGATCGGGGCGCAGCGCATGGTCTATGTGCTGGACCTGACCGCGCCCACCGGCATGTTCGAGGCGCGCGATTTCGTTATCCGCGATGCCGATACGGTCTATGTCACCGCCGCCCCGATCACGCAGTGGAACAATGCGATCAGCGCGCTGACCGGCACGCTTGGCGCGGCGCAGACGGTCGGTTCGGCCGCAGGCAATTGATGCGGCCATGGCCAATGCGGGCCAGGCGCGGCGCGGCTATCCCTATACCGCGGGCTTCCTGACCAATGCCCGCCTGCGCCGTATCCTGACATTGTCGGGATACGCGCTGAAGCTGGGCAGGCCCGGACCGCAGGATGACGTTCTGGTCTGGGGCCATTCGCCCTATGCCGCGCGCGGCGAAAGGGTGGCGGCGGCCACCGGCGCTCATGTGGTGCGGGTAGAGGATGCCTTTCTGCGCTCGCTGCATCCCGGGCGGGCGGGCGATCCGCCGCTGGGCCTGGTGATCGACCGGAGCGGCGTGTATTTCGACGCAAGCCGGCCCTCGGACCTGGAAACGCTTCTGGCGACGCATCCGCTGGATGACACGGCCCTTCTGGACCGGGCGCGGGATGCGCTGGCCCGGATCGCAGAGGCGCATCTGACCAAATACGCCGCCGTCGATCCGACGCTGGAGCCGCCGCCGCCCGGTTACGTGCTCTTGATCGACCAGACGCGAGGCGATGCCGCGATCCGGCTGGGCGGGGCCAACGCCCATAGTTTCGCGGAGATGCTGGCCCATGCGCAGGAGGATCACCCCGGCGCGCCCATCGTGATCAAGACCCATCCCGAGACGCAGGCCGGTCACAGGCCCGGCCATTTCGACGCCGCGACCCTGCCCCCCGGCGTCACGCTGGAGGATCGGCCCATCGCGCCTCGTCGGCTCTTCGAGGGCGCGCGCGCGGTCTATTGCGTCACCTCGCTTCTGGGGTTCGAGGCGATTTTCGCGGGCCACAAGCCGGTGGTTTTCGGCCTGCCCTTCTATGCCGGATGGGGTCTGACCGAGGATCGCCGCCTGACGCCCGCGCGCCGCCAGCGTCTGTTGACGCGCGCGCAGATGGCGGCGGCGACCCTGATCCTGCATCCTGTCTGGTATGACCCCTACCGCGACCGGCTCTGCGAGCTGGAGGATGTGATCGGCACGCTCGAGGCGCAGGCGCGCGCCTGGCGGCAGGATCGGGCGGGCCATGTGGCCGTGGGGATGCGGGCCTGGAAACGGCGGCACTTGGTGCAAACTTTCGGGCCTTTGCGGTTCGAAGATGACCCGGTCAAGGCCGCCGCAGATGGCCGCCCGGTCATGGTCTGGGCGGGGCGCGAGACGGGGGGGCTGCGCCGGGCCTGCGAGGGTGCGAAGCGGTCGCTACACAGGGTGGAGGACGGGTTCCTGCGCTCGCGCGGTCTGGGGGCGGAATTGGTGCCGCCCCTGTCGCTCGTTCTGGACGACCTGGGCATCTACTATGACCCGAGCCGCGAAAGCCGTCTGGACCGGCTGATCGCCGAGGCCGCAGGGCTTGACCCCAAGCGGCTGGTCCGCGCCGAAAAGCTGGTGGCGCGGTTGGTGGCGCTGGGGCTCACGAAATACAACCTTGGCGGGGAGGCGCCCGACCTGTCCCTGCCCGAGGGGCGGGAGGTGATCCTCGTGCCCGGGCAGGTGGAGGATGACGCCTCGATCCTTCTGGGCGCGGGGGAGGTGCGGAGCAATGCGGCGCTGCTGGCTGCGGCGCGCGACCTGCATCCCGAGGGGTGGATTGTCTACAAACCGCATCCCGATGTGGTCGCCGGGCTGCGCGCGGGCGCGGTCGAGCCACAGGGGCTTGCCGATGCGGTGGTGTCCAAGGTGGACAGCGCCGCCTTGCTGCCACAGGTGGACCGGGTCGTCACCATGACCTCGGGCCTCGGGTTCGAGGCGCTGCTGAGGGGTGTGCCGGTGACGGTTCTGGGCGCGCCGTTCTACGCCGGTTGGGGGCTGACGCGCGATCTGGGTCCGGTGCCCGCGCATCGGCGGGCGCGGCCCAGCCTTGCGGCGCTCGCCCATGCCTGCCTGATCGCCTATCCGCGCTACCACGATCCGGTCACGGGCCTGCCCTGCCCTGTGGAGGTCGCGGTGGATCGGCTGGCGAGCGGCACGGGGATGCGGGCCGGGGCAGACCTGCGCGCGCTGGCGCTCATCCAGGGGTGGCTTGCGGGGCAAAGCTGGCTCTGGCGGCGGTGAAAGGCCGGAAAACCCGGGTTTTCCCGGTGCGCGCGCGTCAGCGCGACCAGATCGCCAGAACATCGCCGCCGATGTCGCGCGTCTCGCGCAGGCGGAACCTCGGGGCCTCGGCCAAGGCGGCGATGCCCATCGCGCCCACGGCCGGCGTGCCCTCGGCCCCCAGAACCATGCCCGCCTGCATCACCACCAGCTCATCCACCAGGTCGGCGGACAGTAGCCCCGCGGCCAGCATCCCGCCCCCTTCGCAGAAGACCCGCGTGAGGCCCGCAGCCCCCAGGCCCGCCATCACCTGCCCAAGGTCGAGCTGCCCGCCCGGACCGGCGGAAACCTCGATCCGGCGCGCGCCTGCGCTGTCCCAGGCGTTGCGCGCCGCCTCGGGCGCATCGGGGCCATGGCAGAGCCAGACCGGCACCTGCCCCGCGCTGCGCATGAGCGCGCTGTCGAGGGGCAGATCGAGCCTGCGCGACAGGACCACGCGCACGGGTTGATGGGACATGCCAAGCCCCCGCACCGTCAGGCTGGGATCATCGGCGCGCGCCGTGCCCGCGCCCACCAGCACCGCATCATGGCGCGCGCGCATGGCATGGACCTGCCGCCGCGCCTCGGCCCCCGTGATCCATTGGCTTTCGCCGGTCGCGGTGGCGATGCGGCCATCGGCGGAACTGGCCAGTTTCAGGGTGAGCATGGGCCGCCCCTGCCCGATGCGGGTCAGAAAGCCGCGATGGAGCTCTGCCGCCTCGTCGGCGCAGATGCCGGTGACGACCTCGAGCCCCGCCTGGCGCAGCGTCTCGAGCCCACGGCCCGCCACGCGGGGATCGGGATCGCCCATGGCCACGACGACCCGCGCGATGCCCGCCGCGACCAGCGCATGCGAACAGGGCGGTGTCAGGCCGTGATGGTTGCAGGGTTCAAGACTGACATAGGCCGTGGCCCCGCGCGCCGCCGCCCCGGCCTGGGCCAGCGCCACGGTTTCGGCATGGGGCCGCCCGCCCGGTTGCGTCCAGCCCCGGCCCAGAACGCGCCCGCCCGCCACGATCACGCAGCCGACCGCAGGGTTGGGCCAGACCCGGCCCAGACCCCGCGCGCCGAGGTTCAGCGCCAGCCGCATGAAGCGGGCGTCCGCGGTGGACGCCATGGATCAGCTTTCGGACTTGGGTTGAGGCGGTGCCAGCTCGGCCAGGAAATCCTCGAAATCGTCCGTCGCCTGGAAATTCTTGTAGACGCTGGCAAAGCGGACATAGGCGACCGTGTCGATGGCGGCGAGCCGCTCCATCACGATCTCGCCGATCTGTTTCGAGGAGATGTCGGTTTCGCCCATGCTTTCGAGACGGCGCACGATGCCCGAGACCATCTGGTCGATCCGTTCGGGTTCGATCGGGCGTTTCTGCAGCGCGATGCGCACCGAGCGTTCCAGCTTGTCGCGGTCGAAATCCTCGCGGCGGCCATTGGATTTGACCACCACCAGGTCGCGCAGCTGCACGCGCTCATAGGTGGTGAAGCGCCCGCCACAGGCCGGGCAGAAGCGGCGCCGCCGGATGGCGACATGATCCTCGGCCGGACGGCTGTCCTTGACCTGCGTATCGACATTTCCACAAAACGGGCAGCGCATCGGCCTCCCCCTCTCTCGTCCCTCGGGCGGCCCGCCATGGCCTGCCCCTGCCTCATCCATGGGGTCTGGTGCCCCTGTTATCCACAGGCACTATAGGCGAGCCGTCAAGTATTGGGTAGATGGCAATTCACGCCCACAGGATGTGGGGCTTGCATGCCTCACCCCATGGGTTGGAACAGCGCGGCCACCCGGCGGCGATGGGGCGCAAGCCGATGTTCCACAAGATAAATCCCCTGCCATGTGCCCAGCCGCATCCGCCCGCCCGCAACCGGGATCTGCAGGCTGACGGGCAGAAGTGCGGCCTTGATATGGGCGGGCATGTCGTCGGGCCCCTCGGCCACGTGGCGCAACCAGGACATCGCGGGGTGATCGGCGGGCGGCACCTGGCGGCCCAGCCAGTCGATCAGATCCTCCTGCACCTCGGGATCGGCGTTTTCCTGGATCAGCAGGCTGGCCGAGGTGTGGCGGATCATCAGCGTCACAAGCCCGTCGCCCGACCGCGCCAGCCAGCGCGCCACATCGGCGGTGAACTCGACCATGCCGGGGCCATGGGTGTCGATCACGAATTCGGTCTGCATCCCGCCTCCTCCAGCGCGGCGCGGCCCGTCTCGGACAAGGCATAGATGCCCGTGCCCTGTTTCTCGAACCAGCCGTAGTGATTGTCGCGCATCAGCGTCGTGGCGCGCGCCACACCGGTCGCGGCCTTGACCGCCGCGCCGCGCGACGGACCCGCCCCCAACAGGTGCCGCGCGCAGGCGATGGCATCCTGCCTGTAGGCGGTCATCCTTTGGCCGTTGGTGCCGCCCATGTTCGGGTCGCCCTGCCGCTTTGCAAATTCCTGCATCAGGGCGCGCTGGCGCGGGGCGGATTTGCGCGGCGCATAGGGGCCGGGGTCGCAGGCGATCTCGACCTGCCCATCGGACAGGCGCACCACCATCAGCCCCAGACCCAGCCGCCGGGCAAGCCGCGTATTCTCGCCCAGCGCCTTGAGCCAGCGCCGCCCCGTGCCGCGCGGCACCGCCAGATAGACCCGGTCGCTGACGGACAACCGCGCGACGCCCTGGTGGAACAGCGCCAGCGAAAAGGCGGTTTTCAGCTCGACGATCACCGGATCCTCGCCCGCGCGCAGCGCCACGACATCGGCGGGCCCGATCTCGGCCTTGACCTCGTAGCCCGCGGCTTCGAGAAACGCCTTGACGGGCGGGTAGAGCGCGGTTTCGTGCAAGACTTGCCCCCTCCGGTCCGGTCTGGTGCCGGGTCCGCCCATCCTGCCCCCCGACGCGGGCCGCGACAAGCGGGGGGTTATCGGCCCATGCCGATTCCCGGCTTGACTCCGGCAGGTCGCCCCCGTATCCCCCGCCCAGATTTGCGGGCGTGGGCCATGCCACACGCCCTTTCCGTTTCTGAGCTGTCGAGGATCACCCCATGTCGCGCGTCTGCGAATTGACCGGCAAAGGCCCGATGACTGGCAACAATGTCAGCCATGCCAACAACAAGACCCGCCGCCGTTTCCTGCCCAACCTGACCGATGTCACGCTGGGTTCGGACATCCTGAACCGCAGCTTCAAGCTGCGCATCTCGAACGCGGCGCTGCGCACGGTCGACCATCGTGGCGGCCTCGACGCGTTCATGGCGAAAGCCAAGGATGCCGAGCTGTCCGACAAGGCGCTCAAGATCAAGAAAGAGATCGAAAAGGCACAGGCCGCACAGGCCTGATCCTTCCGACCGACCCATGTGTCGAGGCGCCCCGCGGCATCGCCCGCCGGGGCGTTTTCCGTTTTGTGTCCCCCTCCGGCCCAGTAGCAGGATTGCCGCGCCCCGCGCGCGGTCTATGCTCGGCTCGTGAACACAACCGAGGGAGGGCAACATGCCGGATGGAAGCAAATCCCCGTCGCGTCGCAGCGTCGTGGTTTCCGAGTTTACCAACAGCGTTCTGGACCCCAACGAACCCATGCTGGGGCCGGTGGAAAACGGCGGAACGATCATCGCCAATACCGCGCCGGGCTGCTGGGGCCCGATGATCACGCCCCGCCTGCGCGGCGGTCACGAGGTGACGCGGCCCGTTTTCGTGCAAGGGGCCGAAGTGGGCGATGCAGTCGCGATCCGCATCCGCGACATCACCGTGACCTCGGTGGCCACCGCCTCGGGGCATGACAGCTCGCCCGAGGGATTTTGCCTTGGCGACCCCTATGTCGCCGCGCGCTGTCCGGTCTGCGACACGACCTGGCCCGAAACCCATGTGGAGGGAATCGGTCAGGATGCGGTCAAATGCGATGCCTGCGGGAATGCGGTCAAACCCTTCGAGATCGTGCACGGCTACACCGTCACCTTCGACGAGACCCGCGCCGTGGGCCTGACCCTGCCGCAAGCCGCCGCCGAAACCATCGCGCGCGATGCCGACCATTACGCGGCCCTGCCCGACCAGAGCCGCCAGCATTCCATCCTGACCTTCGCCCCCTCCGACATGCCGGGCACGCTTGTGCGGATGCGGCCCTTCATGGGGCAGCTGGGGACCTGCCCCTCCATGGCCATGCCCGACAGCCACAATGCGGGGGATTTCGGGGCTTTCCTCGTGGGGGCGCCGCATGATTACGCGATCACCGCCGAGCAGCTGGCCGAGCACAAGACCGACGGCCACATGGATATCGACGCGGTGCGCGCGGGCGCGATCATCGTCTGCCCGGTCAAGGTGCCGGGCGCGGGCGTCTACATGGGCGACATGCATGCAGGCCAGGGTGACGGGGAAATCGCCGGTCACACGATGGATGTGGCGGGCAGCGTGACGCTGCAGGTCGAGGTGGTGAAGGATTACCCCATCGACGGCCCCGTCCTGTTCCCGCTGGTCGAGGATCTGCCGCCCCTTGCCCGCCCCTTCACCGAGGCCGAGATGGCCAAGGGCCGCCGCCTTGCCGCGAAATGGGGCGTGACCGAGATCGAGGCGCTGGCCCCGGTTTCCGTGATCGGCACGGCCGCCAATCTCAACGCGGCCATCGACAACGGCCTTGCGCGGGCCGCGACCCTTCTGGGGATGAGCGTGGCCGAGGTGCGCAACCGCGCCACCGTCAATGGCGCGATCGAGATCGGGCGCGCGCCGGGCGTGATCCAGGTGACCTTCCTTGCGCCGCTGGCAAAGCTTGATGCCGTGGGCCTTGGCGATTTCGCGCGGGAACAATACGGGCTCTGACGCCCCAAGGGCTGCGGGCCTGTCCGGTCCGCCGCCTCAGATCGGGGGGGCGGCGCGTTCGGTGACCAACCTGCGCGCCGTCACCCTTTCGCGGTGGATCATGTAAAGCCCCGCCGCGATGATGATCGCGATGCCCGCCAGC contains:
- a CDS encoding acetamidase/formamidase family protein, with protein sequence MPDGSKSPSRRSVVVSEFTNSVLDPNEPMLGPVENGGTIIANTAPGCWGPMITPRLRGGHEVTRPVFVQGAEVGDAVAIRIRDITVTSVATASGHDSSPEGFCLGDPYVAARCPVCDTTWPETHVEGIGQDAVKCDACGNAVKPFEIVHGYTVTFDETRAVGLTLPQAAAETIARDADHYAALPDQSRQHSILTFAPSDMPGTLVRMRPFMGQLGTCPSMAMPDSHNAGDFGAFLVGAPHDYAITAEQLAEHKTDGHMDIDAVRAGAIIVCPVKVPGAGVYMGDMHAGQGDGEIAGHTMDVAGSVTLQVEVVKDYPIDGPVLFPLVEDLPPLARPFTEAEMAKGRRLAAKWGVTEIEALAPVSVIGTAANLNAAIDNGLARAATLLGMSVAEVRNRATVNGAIEIGRAPGVIQVTFLAPLAKLDAVGLGDFAREQYGL
- the ribD gene encoding bifunctional diaminohydroxyphosphoribosylaminopyrimidine deaminase/5-amino-6-(5-phosphoribosylamino)uracil reductase RibD; translated protein: MASTADARFMRLALNLGARGLGRVWPNPAVGCVIVAGGRVLGRGWTQPGGRPHAETVALAQAGAAARGATAYVSLEPCNHHGLTPPCSHALVAAGIARVVVAMGDPDPRVAGRGLETLRQAGLEVVTGICADEAAELHRGFLTRIGQGRPMLTLKLASSADGRIATATGESQWITGAEARRQVHAMRARHDAVLVGAGTARADDPSLTVRGLGMSHQPVRVVLSRRLDLPLDSALMRSAGQVPVWLCHGPDAPEAARNAWDSAGARRIEVSAGPGGQLDLGQVMAGLGAAGLTRVFCEGGGMLAAGLLSADLVDELVVMQAGMVLGAEGTPAVGAMGIAALAEAPRFRLRETRDIGGDVLAIWSR
- a CDS encoding riboflavin synthase — encoded protein: MFTGIVTDLGEIRALHQAGDLKARIGTGYDTSGIAIGASIACDGVCLTATALGEDWFEVDISAETVSKTNLSDWAPGRRINLERSLRVGDELGGHIVSGHVDGLAEVIAMSDEGDSTRITFRAPEALARYIAPKGSVALNGTSLTVNEVEGVTFGVNLIPHTKTVTTWGQTKVGDRVNLEIDTLARYVARLQDWR
- the rpmB gene encoding 50S ribosomal protein L28, which translates into the protein MSRVCELTGKGPMTGNNVSHANNKTRRRFLPNLTDVTLGSDILNRSFKLRISNAALRTVDHRGGLDAFMAKAKDAELSDKALKIKKEIEKAQAAQA
- a CDS encoding DUF2161 domain-containing phosphodiesterase; the protein is MHETALYPPVKAFLEAAGYEVKAEIGPADVVALRAGEDPVIVELKTAFSLALFHQGVARLSVSDRVYLAVPRGTGRRWLKALGENTRLARRLGLGLMVVRLSDGQVEIACDPGPYAPRKSAPRQRALMQEFAKRQGDPNMGGTNGQRMTAYRQDAIACARHLLGAGPSRGAAVKAATGVARATTLMRDNHYGWFEKQGTGIYALSETGRAALEEAGCRPNS
- a CDS encoding capsular polysaccharide biosynthesis protein, with protein sequence MANAGQARRGYPYTAGFLTNARLRRILTLSGYALKLGRPGPQDDVLVWGHSPYAARGERVAAATGAHVVRVEDAFLRSLHPGRAGDPPLGLVIDRSGVYFDASRPSDLETLLATHPLDDTALLDRARDALARIAEAHLTKYAAVDPTLEPPPPGYVLLIDQTRGDAAIRLGGANAHSFAEMLAHAQEDHPGAPIVIKTHPETQAGHRPGHFDAATLPPGVTLEDRPIAPRRLFEGARAVYCVTSLLGFEAIFAGHKPVVFGLPFYAGWGLTEDRRLTPARRQRLLTRAQMAAATLILHPVWYDPYRDRLCELEDVIGTLEAQARAWRQDRAGHVAVGMRAWKRRHLVQTFGPLRFEDDPVKAAADGRPVMVWAGRETGGLRRACEGAKRSLHRVEDGFLRSRGLGAELVPPLSLVLDDLGIYYDPSRESRLDRLIAEAAGLDPKRLVRAEKLVARLVALGLTKYNLGGEAPDLSLPEGREVILVPGQVEDDASILLGAGEVRSNAALLAAARDLHPEGWIVYKPHPDVVAGLRAGAVEPQGLADAVVSKVDSAALLPQVDRVVTMTSGLGFEALLRGVPVTVLGAPFYAGWGLTRDLGPVPAHRRARPSLAALAHACLIAYPRYHDPVTGLPCPVEVAVDRLASGTGMRAGADLRALALIQGWLAGQSWLWRR
- a CDS encoding secondary thiamine-phosphate synthase enzyme YjbQ, with amino-acid sequence MQTEFVIDTHGPGMVEFTADVARWLARSGDGLVTLMIRHTSASLLIQENADPEVQEDLIDWLGRQVPPADHPAMSWLRHVAEGPDDMPAHIKAALLPVSLQIPVAGGRMRLGTWQGIYLVEHRLAPHRRRVAALFQPMG
- a CDS encoding polysaccharide biosynthesis/export family protein encodes the protein MAFRSARIGVLCVLVTAVGACGLLPRSGPTRNEIFAGSVQREGDAFVVEVNQRVTAATAVVPALGFPPELVNAGLSDSDIIRPGDRISFTIYENVTDGLLAGQGASAAQIEEVQVDSAGFIFIPYAGRIRAAGNTPEALRGVITRNLDEQTPDPQIIVRRVAGDGSTVTVTGVVGGQGVYPIERPTRTLSSMLAAAGGVTVPPEIAQVTVVRGHHRGTIWFQDLFRDPSVDIALRGGDRILVEEDGRSFTALGATGAQTIVPFESQVISAIEAIASVGGLNPLLADPTGVFVLRNEPQEIARAVLGRDDLIGAQRMVYVLDLTAPTGMFEARDFVIRDADTVYVTAAPITQWNNAISALTGTLGAAQTVGSAAGN
- a CDS encoding capsule biosynthesis protein, encoding MAPSHATRVFLFLQGPHGPFFDQLGRMLRAAGARTWRVGFNRGDEIFWSDRAGYIAHVDPPEDWAPRAARLMDEKGVTDLVLYGDTRPIHAVAIAAARARGITVHVFEEGYLRPYWITYERGGANGHSRIMEMSVAQMRQALEGLDLDLPDAPARWGDMRQHVFYGALYHFFVFVLNRAYAGFRTHRALSVGQEFRLYLRRLALMPLHWLDRSLATWRVKTGGFPYHLALLQLEHDASFRDHGPFDRMEQFLSVLIEGFARGAPAHHHLVFKAHPLEDGRTPLRADIHRIARAHGVGGRVHYLRGGKLARLLNDARSAVTVNSTAAQQALWRGLPLKAFGQAVYLKPEFVSDQPLEAFFQNPTRPDSRAYRDYRHFLLETSQITGSFYSARGRRQLLRQVVDMMLSPEDPYEALQAGRPAPRQHLRLVT
- the nrdR gene encoding transcriptional regulator NrdR, which translates into the protein MRCPFCGNVDTQVKDSRPAEDHVAIRRRRFCPACGGRFTTYERVQLRDLVVVKSNGRREDFDRDKLERSVRIALQKRPIEPERIDQMVSGIVRRLESMGETDISSKQIGEIVMERLAAIDTVAYVRFASVYKNFQATDDFEDFLAELAPPQPKSES